The following DNA comes from Candidatus Poribacteria bacterium.
TTCAGCGATTTGGCTATGCCCGCACCGGTGCTCCAGTGGAAGTGGTAAACCTCAGACTCACGGCTATCGGGGAGACAGACAAACCGCCCATCCAATCCTTGCCTCTCACGGATACTGAGGCTTCTGAAGCATTTACCGTTCAAAATCCTGTCGTATTTGAGGATGAAGTGCTCCCAACCAATTTCTATCGCCGCGAGGCATTACATCCGGGAAATCGAATTGTAGGTCCTGCGATTGTAACGGAATTTAGTGCGACAACTGTAGTCCCTCCAGATTTTTCTGCTGTTGTTGATGTGTATCAGAACCTTATTTTGACCAAGAGATAGTGATTGGGGCATCTCTTGACACGTTCCATCCGCTCTGATATACTTTCATCACGATCATGGTGATGACATGCTTCCGACAATATCGCGAAAATTGGCAGTCAGCAGTCAGCAAGAATAGCGAAGAAACCATGAGCAGTCAGCAAAGGGGTCCTCTTGCCGATAGCCGATAGCTTTAAAGGAAAAATTAAAATATGAAGATTACAGATGTAAAAACGATTCTGACAGCACCGAATGGCACGAGACTCGTCGTTGTTAAAATTGAAACGAGTGAACCTGGCTTATACGGCATCGGTTGTGCGACGTTTACACAGCGTCCGCTTGCCGTGGCGACAGCCGTCGATGAATATCTCAAACCCTTTCTCATCGGGAAAGATCCAGCGAACATAGAGGATATCTTCCAGACCAGTTTTGTCAGTTCCTATTGGCGAAATGGACCCGTCTTAAACAATGCGCTCAGCGGTGTAGACATCGCCTTGTGGGACATCATGGGCAAGCGTGCCAACATGCCTGTCTATCAACTGCTCGGTGGTAAATGCCGTGAGGCGGCTACGCTTTATGCGCATGCAGGAGGCGGCACCTTTGAGGAGGTAGAAGAGAGCATCCGGCGTTATATGGAGCAAGGCTATCGCTATGTTCGGGCGCAGGTGGCAATACCCGGCTATTCAACGTACGGCGCAGGCGGTGGAAAACGGAGTTCACCTGCTTTTGAACCGACCCCTTATGTCAATACCATCATCAAACTCTTCGATCATTTGCGGACACATCTCGGCGATGAGGTGGAACTCCTCCACGATGTACATGAACGGATCCCACCTATCCAAGCAATTAATCTTGCGAAGGGACTGGAACCGTATAACCTCTTTTTCCTTGAAGACCCGTTTGCCCCAGAGGATGTTGACTATTTCCAACTGATGCGCCAGCAGACGAGTATCCCGATTGCGATGGGTGAATTGTTCAACAATCCGAATGAATACGTCCACCTTATCAAGGATCGGCTTATTGATTTTATCCGGGTGCATATCTCACAGATTGGTGGTATCAGTCCGGCACGTAAACTTGCTGCATTCTGTGAATTCTTCGGCGTACGTACCGCATGGCACGGACCAGGCGATGTCTCTCCGGTCGGACATGCCGCTAATGTCGCACTGGATTTGGCGTGCTATAACTTCGGTATTCAGGAGCAGCACGTCTTCGGTGAGAATACCAAAGAGGTCTTTCCCGGTTGTCCCGAGATTCGAGATGGTTGTTTTTGGGTAAATGAGGCACCGGGACTCGGTATTGATTTAAACGAGGAACTCGCCGCACGATTCCCATTCCCGGAAGACCCACTCAATGGGAGTTGGGCACCCGTGCGTCGGATGGATGGAACGGTTATTCGACCTTAGTGTCAAACCCCAGTCGTTTTACTTCTGTCTGGAGCGAAATGCCGGTCTTTTCGCGTACCTGTTGTTGGATATGCGCGACTAAGTCCAACACATCTGTCGCTGTCGCGTTGTCGATGTTGAGAATAAAATTTCCGTGCACCGTGGATACTTCTGCTCCACCGATGCGATAGCCTTTCAATCCGCTGATGTCTATTAGCCGTCCAGCGGAATCGCCGGGCGGATTTTTGAACATACACCCAGCATTTTCTTCGGCGAAGGGTTGTGTTTCCACTTTCTGCTTATAGAACGCTTGCATCCGCGCCGTGATTGTGTCAGCATCTCCGGGTTCAAGTTCGATCGTCGCGCCGGTAACACAGAAATACGCGTCCAAACCGCTGTGTCGGTATTCAAACGCTGCCTCGGCGTGGGTTAAGTTGACGAGTTCACCCGTGTCGTCCATAACCGTGACGTTTGTGACGACATCTCCGAAACTACTTCCCCATGCACCAGCGTTCATAATCAAAGCACCGCCGACGGAGCCGGGGATACCGAGCGCGAATTCCACACCGCTCAAGCCCTGTCGCGACATTGTTTTTGAGAGACGCGGCAGTGAAAGCCCTGCACCGACTGAA
Coding sequences within:
- a CDS encoding starvation-sensing protein RspA, with product MKITDVKTILTAPNGTRLVVVKIETSEPGLYGIGCATFTQRPLAVATAVDEYLKPFLIGKDPANIEDIFQTSFVSSYWRNGPVLNNALSGVDIALWDIMGKRANMPVYQLLGGKCREAATLYAHAGGGTFEEVEESIRRYMEQGYRYVRAQVAIPGYSTYGAGGGKRSSPAFEPTPYVNTIIKLFDHLRTHLGDEVELLHDVHERIPPIQAINLAKGLEPYNLFFLEDPFAPEDVDYFQLMRQQTSIPIAMGELFNNPNEYVHLIKDRLIDFIRVHISQIGGISPARKLAAFCEFFGVRTAWHGPGDVSPVGHAANVALDLACYNFGIQEQHVFGENTKEVFPGCPEIRDGCFWVNEAPGLGIDLNEELAARFPFPEDPLNGSWAPVRRMDGTVIRP
- the murB gene encoding UDP-N-acetylmuramate dehydrogenase; protein product: MDWKDALSEIITHPNSRIRFKELLAKHTYFGIGGEATAYIEVSTTDELSALAHFHQQWNVPIAIIGRGSNLLVSDTGFSGISVRLIGELAKSEVDENTVSVGAGLSLPRLSKTMSRQGLSGVEFALGIPGSVGGALIMNAGAWGSSFGDVVTNVTVMDDTGELVNLTHAEAAFEYRHSGLDAYFCVTGATIELEPGDADTITARMQAFYKQKVETQPFAEENAGCMFKNPPGDSAGRLIDISGLKGYRIGGAEVSTVHGNFILNIDNATATDVLDLVAHIQQQVREKTGISLQTEVKRLGFDTKVE